A window of Vigna unguiculata cultivar IT97K-499-35 chromosome 4, ASM411807v1, whole genome shotgun sequence contains these coding sequences:
- the LOC114182491 gene encoding WUSCHEL-related homeobox 11-like isoform X2 translates to MEDNQGQEGQEQQQQQQQQQQKQPSERTEPVRSRWTPKPEQILILESIFNSGMVNPPKDETVRIRKLLEKFGAVGDANVFYWFQNRRSRSRRRQRQIQATLNNGGGASTNNPFQHHHQNNPALVANMGFASATSSFLNPSYIPPGSSSSSSSPPCGAEESFDDFFPPSTQMGFPGIDHHASAASSSSVLYPLEASNLNYHSGFGGISGVITVFINGVPTEVPRGPMDMKTAFGEDVMLVHSSGISVPTNEFGFLMQGLQHGESYFVVSKQTQV, encoded by the exons ATGGAAGATAACCAGGGGCAAGAGGGGCAagagcagcagcagcagcaacagCAACAACAGCAAAAGCAACCCTCCGAGAGAACCGAACCCGTGAGGTCAAGATGGACTCCCAAACCAGAACAAATCCTTATTCTCGAGTCCATCTTCAACAGTGGCATGGTTAACCCACCCAAAGACGAAACCGTCAGAATAAGGAAGCTGCTTGagaaatttggcgccgttggtGATGCCAACGTCTTCTACTGGTTCCAGAACCGCCGCTCTCGCTCCCGCCGCCGCCAGCGCCAGATTCAGGCCACCCTTAACAACGGTGGCGGTGCAAGTACCAACAATCCCTTTCAACACCACCATCAAAACAACCCTGCTCTTGTTGCGAACATGGGTTTTGCTAGTGCTACTTCCTCTTTCCTTAACCCCTCTTACATACCACCtggttcttcttcttcctcttcttctcctcCCTGTGGTGCTGAAGAAAGCTTCGATGATTTCTTCCCACCCTCTACTCAAATGGGTTTTCCTGGAATTGATCAtcatgcttcagctgcatcgtCTTCGTCAGTTTTGTACCCTCTTGAAGCTTCCAATTTGAACTATCACTCTG GATTTGGGGGAATTTCAGGAGTGATCACAGTGTTCATCAATGGGGTTCCAACAGAAGTTCCAAGGGGGCCAATGGACATGAAAACAGCTTTTGGTGAAGATGTAATGTTAGTTCATTCCTCTGGAATTTCGGTTCCCACCAATGAGTTTGGTTTCTTGATGCAGGGCTTGCAGCATGGTGAAAGCTACTTTGTG GTTTCAAAGCAAACACAAGTATGA
- the LOC114182491 gene encoding WUSCHEL-related homeobox 11-like isoform X1: MEDNQGQEGQEQQQQQQQQQQKQPSERTEPVRSRWTPKPEQILILESIFNSGMVNPPKDETVRIRKLLEKFGAVGDANVFYWFQNRRSRSRRRQRQIQATLNNGGGASTNNPFQHHHQNNPALVANMGFASATSSFLNPSYIPPGSSSSSSSPPCGAEESFDDFFPPSTQMGFPGIDHHASAASSSSVLYPLEASNLNYHSDIGFGGISGVITVFINGVPTEVPRGPMDMKTAFGEDVMLVHSSGISVPTNEFGFLMQGLQHGESYFVVSKQTQV; the protein is encoded by the exons ATGGAAGATAACCAGGGGCAAGAGGGGCAagagcagcagcagcagcaacagCAACAACAGCAAAAGCAACCCTCCGAGAGAACCGAACCCGTGAGGTCAAGATGGACTCCCAAACCAGAACAAATCCTTATTCTCGAGTCCATCTTCAACAGTGGCATGGTTAACCCACCCAAAGACGAAACCGTCAGAATAAGGAAGCTGCTTGagaaatttggcgccgttggtGATGCCAACGTCTTCTACTGGTTCCAGAACCGCCGCTCTCGCTCCCGCCGCCGCCAGCGCCAGATTCAGGCCACCCTTAACAACGGTGGCGGTGCAAGTACCAACAATCCCTTTCAACACCACCATCAAAACAACCCTGCTCTTGTTGCGAACATGGGTTTTGCTAGTGCTACTTCCTCTTTCCTTAACCCCTCTTACATACCACCtggttcttcttcttcctcttcttctcctcCCTGTGGTGCTGAAGAAAGCTTCGATGATTTCTTCCCACCCTCTACTCAAATGGGTTTTCCTGGAATTGATCAtcatgcttcagctgcatcgtCTTCGTCAGTTTTGTACCCTCTTGAAGCTTCCAATTTGAACTATCACTCTG ATATAGGATTTGGGGGAATTTCAGGAGTGATCACAGTGTTCATCAATGGGGTTCCAACAGAAGTTCCAAGGGGGCCAATGGACATGAAAACAGCTTTTGGTGAAGATGTAATGTTAGTTCATTCCTCTGGAATTTCGGTTCCCACCAATGAGTTTGGTTTCTTGATGCAGGGCTTGCAGCATGGTGAAAGCTACTTTGTG GTTTCAAAGCAAACACAAGTATGA